One region of Streptomyces subrutilus genomic DNA includes:
- a CDS encoding FAD-dependent oxidoreductase, whose protein sequence is MRDAGAGAGLDADAAVDVVVVGAGQAGLSSAYHLARAGIGHVVLDHAPRPGGAWQFRWPSLTYGRVHGMHSLPGMELTGADPLRPSSEVIGEYFDAYEERFGLRVRRPVDVSAVRAGADGRLLVESSAGTWSARALVNATGTWDRPFWPRYPGQETFRGRQLHTADYPGPQEFAGARVIVVGGGTSAVQHLLEVAEVAAETTWVTRRPPVFHDGGFGEAEGRAAVALVDERVRLGLPPLSVVSVTGLPLNEAVRAGLASGVLDRRPVFDRITPSGAAWADGSRVEADVILWATGFRAAVDHLAPLRLREPGGGIRVEGTRAVRDERVHLVGYGPSASTVGANRAGGAAVREIRRLLARERAGEPVGEPARAPVGARVG, encoded by the coding sequence ATGCGGGATGCCGGCGCGGGTGCGGGCTTGGACGCGGACGCGGCAGTGGACGTGGTGGTGGTCGGCGCCGGGCAGGCGGGCCTGTCCAGCGCCTACCACCTGGCCCGGGCGGGGATCGGCCACGTGGTCCTGGACCACGCGCCCCGCCCCGGCGGGGCCTGGCAGTTCCGCTGGCCCTCGCTGACCTACGGCCGGGTCCACGGGATGCACTCCCTGCCGGGCATGGAACTGACCGGCGCCGACCCGCTGCGGCCCTCCTCCGAGGTGATCGGGGAGTACTTCGATGCCTACGAGGAGCGTTTCGGCCTGCGCGTACGGCGGCCCGTGGACGTCTCGGCGGTCCGCGCGGGCGCCGACGGGCGGCTGCTGGTGGAATCCTCGGCCGGCACCTGGTCCGCCCGGGCCCTGGTCAACGCCACCGGGACCTGGGACCGGCCGTTCTGGCCGCGCTACCCCGGCCAGGAGACCTTCCGCGGCAGGCAGCTGCACACCGCCGACTACCCGGGCCCCCAGGAGTTCGCCGGCGCGCGGGTGATCGTCGTGGGCGGCGGCACTTCGGCGGTGCAGCATCTGCTGGAGGTGGCGGAGGTGGCCGCGGAGACCACCTGGGTCACCCGGCGGCCCCCCGTCTTCCACGACGGGGGCTTCGGCGAGGCCGAGGGCCGGGCGGCGGTCGCCCTGGTGGACGAGCGCGTCCGGCTGGGGCTGCCGCCGCTGAGCGTGGTCAGCGTGACGGGCCTGCCGCTGAACGAGGCCGTACGGGCCGGACTCGCCTCGGGGGTGCTGGACCGCCGACCCGTGTTCGACCGGATCACCCCCTCGGGCGCCGCCTGGGCGGACGGCAGCCGGGTGGAGGCGGACGTCATCCTGTGGGCGACCGGGTTCCGCGCGGCCGTCGACCACCTGGCGCCGCTGCGCCTGCGCGAGCCGGGCGGCGGCATCCGGGTGGAGGGGACCAGGGCCGTGCGCGACGAGCGGGTCCACCTCGTCGGCTACGGCCCGTCGGCTTCGACCGTCGGCGCCAACCGCGCGGGCGGCGCCGCGGTCCGCGAGATCCGCAGGCTGCTTGCCCGCGAACGGGCCGGAGAGCCGGTCGGGGAGCCGGCTCGGGCGCCGGTCGGAGCGCGCGTGGGCTGA
- a CDS encoding universal stress protein, which translates to MSVVLGYDESPGAERALRVALEVATAFGEPLVLVYGAAAPGATGEEYRAHREAVRQAGRSALAHAVQAADEAGVPSTVEVVDDRPAQALLDAARRYGARVIIVGTWGDSPIRGALLGSTPHKLLHLSPVPVLCVPTEPGGELI; encoded by the coding sequence ATGTCCGTGGTCCTCGGATACGACGAGTCGCCCGGCGCGGAGCGGGCGCTGCGCGTGGCGCTGGAGGTGGCCACCGCCTTCGGCGAGCCCCTCGTCCTCGTCTACGGGGCGGCCGCCCCGGGCGCCACCGGCGAGGAGTACCGGGCGCACCGGGAGGCCGTCCGCCAGGCGGGCCGCAGCGCCCTGGCGCACGCCGTGCAGGCCGCGGACGAGGCGGGTGTGCCCTCGACGGTCGAGGTGGTCGACGACAGGCCCGCGCAGGCCCTGCTCGACGCCGCCCGGCGCTACGGAGCCCGCGTCATCATCGTCGGCACATGGGGCGACAGCCCGATCCGCGGCGCCCTGCTGGGCTCCACCCCGCACAAGCTCCTGCACCTCTCTCCGGTCCCGGTGCTGTGCGTACCGACGGAGCCCGGCGGCGAACTGATCTGA
- a CDS encoding HAD family hydrolase — protein MISVIFDLDGTLVDSEPNYYESGRRTLERHGVREFTWEQHSRFIGIGTLETLEILKERYALRAPVEQLLAEQNAVYLELARTGTEVFPEMRKFVERLRAEGVPMAVASGSSREAIDAVLSGTGLDALLTTVVSAEEVAHGKPAPDVFLEAARRLGAEPADCVVVEDAAPGALAARAAGMGCVAVPYVAQTAHDEAFAQAGLLFPGGQREFTTDAAYDWLAARGAA, from the coding sequence ATGATCTCCGTCATATTCGATCTCGACGGCACCCTCGTGGACAGCGAGCCGAACTACTACGAATCGGGGCGCCGCACCCTGGAGCGGCACGGGGTCCGCGAGTTCACCTGGGAGCAGCACTCCCGGTTCATCGGCATCGGCACCTTGGAGACGCTGGAGATCCTGAAGGAACGGTACGCGCTCCGGGCGCCGGTGGAGCAGCTCCTCGCCGAACAGAACGCCGTCTACCTGGAACTGGCCCGCACGGGGACGGAAGTCTTCCCGGAGATGCGCAAGTTCGTGGAGCGGCTGCGCGCCGAGGGCGTGCCCATGGCGGTGGCCTCCGGTTCCTCGCGCGAGGCGATCGACGCGGTGCTGTCCGGTACCGGGCTGGACGCCCTGCTGACGACGGTGGTCTCGGCCGAGGAGGTCGCCCACGGCAAGCCGGCCCCGGACGTCTTCCTGGAGGCGGCCCGTCGGCTGGGCGCCGAGCCCGCCGACTGCGTGGTCGTCGAGGACGCGGCGCCGGGCGCGCTGGCCGCCCGCGCGGCCGGCATGGGCTGCGTGGCGGTCCCGTACGTGGCGCAGACCGCGCACGACGAGGCGTTCGCGCAGGCCGGACTGCTCTTCCCGGGCGGGCAGCGGGAGTTCACCACGGACGCGGCCTACGACTGGCTGGCGGCGCGCGGCGCGGCCTGA
- a CDS encoding ABC transporter ATP-binding protein encodes MRDDEPKWTPSKESLDPSRPAPADQPRELGRIVGLFRPYRGRLALVGLLVGASSLVGVASPFLLKEILDVAIPQGRTGLLSLLALGMILTAVVTSVFGVLQTLISTTVGQRVMHDLRTAVYAQLQRMPLAFFTRTRTGEVQSRIANDIGGMQATVTSTATSLVSNLTAVIASVVAMLVLDWRLTVVSLLLLPLFVWISRRVGRERKRITTQRQRQMAAMAATVTESLSVSGILLGRTMGRSESLTAAFSVESEKLVGLEVRSSMAGRWRMSTIGIVMAAMPALIYWAAGIALQTGAPSLSVGTLVAFVTLQQGLFRPTVSLLSTGVQIQTSLALFARIFEYLDLPVDITERTDPVRLERARGEIRLEDVHFAYDAKSGPTLTGIDITVPAGGSLAVVGPTGSGKSTLSYLVPRLYDVTGGRVALDGVDVRDLDFDSLARSIGVVSQETYLFHASVADNLRFAKPDATYEEITEAARAAQIHEHIESLPEGYETLVGERGYRFSGGEKQRLAIARTILRDPPVLILDEATSALDTRTEHAVQRAIDNLSEGRTTITIAHRLSTVRDADQIVVLDAGRIAERGTHEELLKADGRYAALVRRDRDAALPAEPAPEAELAPVNV; translated from the coding sequence ATGCGCGACGACGAACCGAAGTGGACCCCGTCGAAGGAGTCCCTCGACCCGAGCCGCCCCGCCCCGGCCGACCAGCCGCGCGAGCTCGGCCGGATCGTGGGCCTGTTCCGGCCCTACCGCGGCCGCCTCGCCCTCGTCGGCCTGCTGGTCGGCGCCTCCTCGCTCGTGGGCGTCGCCTCGCCGTTCCTGCTCAAGGAGATCCTCGACGTCGCGATCCCGCAGGGCCGCACCGGGCTGCTCAGCCTGCTCGCGCTCGGCATGATCCTCACCGCCGTCGTCACCAGCGTCTTCGGCGTGCTCCAGACCCTGATATCCACCACGGTCGGCCAGCGCGTCATGCACGACCTGCGGACCGCCGTGTACGCGCAGCTCCAGCGGATGCCGCTGGCCTTCTTCACCCGGACCCGCACCGGCGAGGTGCAGTCCCGCATAGCCAACGACATCGGCGGCATGCAGGCCACCGTCACCTCCACCGCGACCTCCCTCGTCTCCAACCTGACGGCGGTCATCGCCTCCGTGGTCGCCATGCTCGTGCTCGACTGGCGGCTCACCGTGGTCTCGCTGCTCCTGCTCCCGCTGTTCGTGTGGATCAGCCGACGGGTCGGCCGTGAGCGCAAGAGGATCACCACCCAGCGGCAGAGGCAGATGGCCGCCATGGCCGCGACGGTCACCGAGTCGCTGTCGGTGAGCGGGATCCTGCTGGGCCGCACCATGGGCCGGTCCGAGTCCCTCACCGCCGCCTTCTCCGTCGAGTCCGAGAAGCTCGTCGGCCTCGAAGTGCGCTCCAGCATGGCCGGGCGCTGGCGGATGTCCACCATCGGCATCGTCATGGCCGCCATGCCCGCGCTCATCTACTGGGCCGCCGGCATAGCCCTCCAGACCGGCGCCCCCTCGCTCTCCGTCGGCACCCTGGTCGCCTTCGTGACCCTCCAGCAGGGCCTGTTCCGGCCCACCGTCAGCCTGCTGTCGACCGGCGTGCAGATCCAGACCTCGCTCGCCCTGTTCGCCCGCATCTTCGAGTACCTCGACCTGCCGGTGGACATCACCGAGCGCACCGATCCGGTCCGCCTGGAGCGGGCCAGGGGCGAGATCCGGCTGGAGGACGTGCACTTCGCGTACGACGCCAAGAGCGGCCCCACCCTCACCGGAATCGACATCACCGTCCCGGCCGGCGGCTCGCTCGCCGTGGTCGGTCCGACCGGCTCCGGCAAGAGCACGCTCAGCTACCTCGTGCCCCGGCTCTACGACGTCACCGGCGGCCGGGTCGCCCTCGACGGGGTGGACGTGCGCGACCTCGACTTCGACTCGCTGGCCCGCTCCATCGGCGTGGTCTCCCAGGAGACCTACCTCTTCCACGCCTCGGTCGCGGACAACCTGCGCTTCGCCAAGCCGGACGCGACGTACGAGGAGATCACCGAAGCGGCCCGGGCCGCCCAGATACACGAGCACATCGAGTCCCTGCCCGAGGGGTACGAGACCTTGGTGGGCGAGCGCGGCTACCGGTTCTCCGGCGGCGAGAAGCAGCGCCTCGCCATCGCCCGCACCATCCTGCGCGACCCGCCGGTGCTGATCCTGGACGAGGCCACCAGCGCCCTCGACACCCGGACCGAGCACGCCGTCCAGCGGGCCATCGACAACCTCTCCGAGGGCCGCACCACCATCACCATCGCGCACCGGCTGTCCACCGTCCGCGATGCCGACCAGATCGTGGTCCTGGACGCGGGGCGGATAGCCGAGCGCGGCACCCACGAGGAGCTGCTGAAGGCGGACGGCCGGTACGCCGCCCTGGTCCGCCGGGACCGGGACGCCGCGCTGCCGGCCGAACCGGCGCCGGAAGCCGAGCTGGCTCCGGTGAATGTGTGA
- a CDS encoding MarR family winged helix-turn-helix transcriptional regulator: protein MSSASDTDRLLAEQLLRLTRRLHRIQKRHMEPLGITPAQSRLLRLVSHYEGGQAPRMADLAARLEVVPRAVTTLVDGLEAAGCVRRAPDPANRRVIRIELTDTGRATLRRLRNARTDAAEEILAPLTGDQREVLGGLLNALSDAPADVPAERRC, encoded by the coding sequence ATGAGCTCCGCCTCCGACACCGATCGCCTCCTCGCCGAACAGCTGCTCCGCCTGACGCGCAGGCTCCACCGGATCCAGAAGCGCCACATGGAACCGCTCGGGATCACTCCCGCCCAGAGTCGGCTGCTGCGCCTGGTCTCGCACTACGAGGGCGGCCAGGCACCCCGAATGGCGGATCTCGCCGCCCGCCTGGAGGTCGTCCCCCGCGCCGTGACCACCCTGGTGGACGGCCTGGAGGCAGCCGGGTGCGTGCGCCGCGCGCCCGACCCCGCCAACCGCCGGGTCATCAGGATCGAGCTCACCGACACCGGCCGCGCCACGCTGCGCCGCCTGCGCAACGCGCGAACCGACGCGGCAGAGGAGATCCTGGCTCCATTGACCGGCGACCAGCGCGAGGTCCTCGGCGGCCTGTTGAACGCCCTGTCGGACGCCCCGGCGGACGTACCGGCGGAGCGCCGCTGCTGA
- a CDS encoding histidine phosphatase family protein: protein MSDLLLVRHGETAWSADGRHTGRTDVPLTARGVEEAVSLAPYFRDRHPALVLTSPLRRAVATARLAGLAGGVTDPDLYEWDYGGYEGITTAEIRRTTPDWSLWTHGVPPGDAEHPGESAAQVGARADRALARIAPVLRAGGGNVVVVAHGHFLRVLTARYLRLDPEEGRLFLLRTGTVSVLSTEHGLPVIAGWNTRP from the coding sequence ATGAGCGACCTGCTGCTGGTGAGGCACGGCGAGACGGCGTGGAGCGCCGACGGGCGGCACACCGGGCGCACCGACGTCCCGCTGACCGCGCGCGGGGTGGAGGAGGCCGTCTCCCTGGCCCCCTACTTCCGGGACCGCCACCCCGCGCTGGTGCTGACCAGCCCGCTGCGCCGGGCCGTCGCCACGGCCCGGCTCGCGGGACTCGCCGGCGGGGTCACCGACCCCGACCTGTACGAGTGGGACTACGGCGGCTACGAGGGGATCACCACCGCGGAGATCCGGCGGACCACCCCCGACTGGTCCCTGTGGACCCACGGGGTGCCGCCCGGTGACGCGGAGCACCCCGGCGAGAGCGCCGCCCAGGTGGGCGCCCGCGCCGACCGGGCCCTGGCCCGGATCGCCCCGGTGCTGCGCGCCGGCGGCGGCAACGTGGTCGTCGTCGCCCACGGCCACTTCCTGCGCGTCCTCACCGCCCGCTACCTGCGCCTGGACCCCGAGGAGGGCCGGCTGTTCCTGCTGCGCACCGGCACGGTCAGCGTGCTCTCCACGGAGCACGGGCTGCCCGTGATCGCCGGCTGGAACACCCGCCCCTGA
- the mltG gene encoding endolytic transglycosylase MltG, protein MRHEYRPPQRRSRLTRRGRLALFLGTLLAIGAVIVIPLLRGDEAPEVPRQLLIPEGWRASQVYAAIDRELKLPAGSAKAAVATADLALPAEAKGNPEGYLFPATYPVTSRTTPATLLAYMVRTANEKLANRAVADGGKAHGMTPYQTATLASIIEAEADSRADMGKVARVVHNRLAKSMPLQMDSTINYALNRSTVDTTLSDTRIDSPFNSYERQGLPPTPIDSPGLAAMTAAVAPTPGDWLFFVTVKPGDTRFSATYDEHRKHVAEFNRLRRHTGSHPAQEASPEK, encoded by the coding sequence ATGCGCCATGAGTACCGGCCGCCACAGCGCCGTTCCCGGCTCACTCGCCGGGGCCGACTGGCGCTCTTCCTCGGCACGCTGCTCGCGATCGGGGCGGTCATCGTGATCCCGCTGCTGAGGGGTGACGAAGCCCCCGAAGTGCCACGCCAGTTGCTGATCCCGGAAGGCTGGCGCGCCTCCCAGGTGTACGCCGCGATCGACCGCGAGCTGAAGCTCCCGGCCGGCTCGGCCAAGGCGGCCGTGGCCACCGCGGACCTGGCCCTGCCCGCCGAGGCGAAGGGCAACCCGGAGGGCTACCTCTTCCCGGCCACCTACCCGGTGACCTCGCGGACCACCCCGGCCACGCTGCTCGCCTACATGGTGCGGACGGCGAACGAGAAGCTCGCCAACCGGGCCGTCGCGGACGGCGGCAAGGCGCACGGGATGACCCCCTACCAGACCGCCACCCTCGCCAGCATCATCGAGGCGGAGGCGGACAGCCGCGCCGACATGGGCAAGGTCGCACGGGTGGTGCACAACAGGCTGGCCAAGTCGATGCCGCTGCAGATGGACTCCACCATCAACTACGCGCTGAACCGCAGCACCGTGGACACCACGCTGAGCGACACGCGGATCGACAGCCCCTTCAACAGCTACGAACGCCAGGGACTGCCGCCCACTCCGATCGACAGCCCCGGACTGGCGGCCATGACGGCCGCAGTGGCGCCGACCCCCGGCGACTGGCTGTTCTTCGTCACCGTGAAGCCGGGGGACACCCGCTTCTCGGCGACGTACGACGAGCACCGCAAGCACGTCGCGGAGTTCAACCGACTCCGTCGGCACACCGGTTCCCACCCGGCTCAGGAGGCTTCCCCCGAGAAATGA
- a CDS encoding cytochrome P450, whose protein sequence is MTATTLPRRAGSGPRQWPLLGNLPAFARDPLAFFESLRDDYGDWVPWALGPQRNVLVSRPEHAGELLGAVEGTFQPVELGWAFHQLLGDGVVVATGDDWRRKRALVQPAVRPRQVRAYAATMVERADALARSWRAGERIDVHREMAGLTQRIAVRTLFGSDAAGREAPISAAMATAQRELGAEFRGVTLFLPPWVRTPGRRRMREAVAVLDREIAHVIREHEAASAAGAERDDLLSRLLAARDEHGAPLSRKELRDEAITLYIGGHETTSTTLTWAWQLLSGAPGARARLTEELDRVLGGRLPTYDDYARLPWTRQVIKESLRIYPPIWLISAVAGEGASIGGRRVPAGTRVWISPWSMHRDPRWFPDPEAFRPERWDADAPHPVHEHAWIPFGGGPRACLGARFALVEAALVLAVLGQRFHLDSGSERAGTLPGLTLQPAGPVRATLRSAGGEDPGTPRS, encoded by the coding sequence GTGACCGCCACCACGCTGCCCCGGCGCGCCGGGAGCGGGCCGCGCCAGTGGCCCCTGCTCGGCAATCTGCCTGCCTTCGCCCGCGACCCGCTGGCCTTCTTCGAGTCGCTGCGCGACGACTACGGGGACTGGGTGCCGTGGGCGCTCGGGCCGCAGCGCAACGTGCTGGTCTCCCGGCCCGAGCACGCCGGCGAACTCCTCGGGGCCGTCGAAGGCACCTTCCAGCCGGTGGAACTGGGCTGGGCCTTCCACCAGTTGCTGGGCGACGGGGTCGTCGTGGCCACCGGGGACGACTGGCGGCGCAAACGGGCCCTGGTCCAGCCCGCGGTGCGGCCGCGCCAAGTGCGCGCCTACGCCGCCACGATGGTGGAGCGCGCGGACGCACTGGCCCGGAGCTGGCGCGCGGGCGAGCGGATCGACGTGCACCGGGAGATGGCCGGACTCACCCAGCGGATCGCGGTGCGCACGCTGTTCGGGAGCGACGCCGCCGGCCGGGAGGCGCCCATCAGCGCGGCCATGGCCACGGCTCAACGTGAGCTGGGGGCGGAGTTCCGGGGCGTCACCCTGTTCCTGCCGCCGTGGGTGCGGACGCCGGGGCGGCGCCGGATGCGGGAGGCGGTGGCCGTCCTGGACCGGGAGATCGCCCACGTCATACGGGAGCACGAGGCGGCCTCGGCGGCCGGGGCCGAGCGGGACGACCTGCTGAGCCGGCTGCTCGCGGCCCGCGACGAACACGGCGCCCCGTTGTCCCGCAAGGAGCTGCGTGACGAGGCGATCACCCTCTACATCGGCGGCCACGAGACCACCTCGACCACCCTGACCTGGGCGTGGCAGCTGCTGTCGGGAGCGCCCGGGGCACGGGCCAGGCTGACCGAGGAGCTGGACCGGGTGCTCGGCGGGCGGCTGCCGACGTACGACGACTACGCCCGCCTGCCCTGGACCCGACAGGTCATCAAGGAGTCGCTGCGGATCTATCCGCCGATCTGGCTGATCTCGGCGGTGGCCGGGGAGGGGGCGAGCATCGGCGGGCGCCGGGTGCCCGCGGGGACCCGGGTGTGGATCAGCCCGTGGTCGATGCACCGGGACCCGCGCTGGTTCCCGGACCCGGAGGCCTTCCGGCCCGAGCGGTGGGACGCGGATGCCCCGCACCCCGTGCACGAACACGCCTGGATACCCTTCGGCGGCGGCCCGCGGGCGTGTCTGGGCGCGCGGTTCGCGCTGGTGGAGGCCGCGCTCGTTCTGGCGGTCCTGGGGCAGCGGTTCCACCTGGACAGCGGGAGCGAGCGGGCCGGGACTCTCCCGGGGCTCACCCTGCAGCCGGCCGGACCGGTGCGGGCGACGCTGCGCTCGGCAGGCGGGGAAGATCCGGGCACGCCCCGCAGTTAG
- a CDS encoding Lrp/AsnC family transcriptional regulator: MAVDELDTRILRLLIEQPRTSVREYARILGVARGTLQARLDRLERTGVITGTGPSLSPAALGHPVLAFVHIEVTQGHLDDVGEALAAVPEIIEAFSITGGGDLLTRVAARDNAHLEDVIQRLIQLPGVVRTRTEVALRERVAHRLLPLVEAVGRAARKP; encoded by the coding sequence ATGGCGGTGGACGAGCTGGACACGAGGATCCTGCGCCTGCTGATCGAGCAGCCGCGCACCAGCGTCCGCGAGTACGCCCGCATCCTCGGCGTCGCCCGCGGCACGCTCCAGGCCCGGTTGGACCGGCTCGAGCGCACCGGGGTGATCACCGGGACGGGGCCCTCGCTCTCCCCCGCCGCGCTGGGGCATCCCGTACTGGCCTTCGTGCACATCGAGGTGACCCAGGGGCACCTGGACGACGTGGGCGAGGCGCTGGCGGCCGTCCCCGAGATCATCGAGGCCTTCTCGATCACCGGCGGCGGGGACCTGCTCACCCGCGTGGCGGCCCGGGACAACGCGCACCTGGAGGACGTGATCCAGCGGCTGATCCAGCTGCCGGGAGTGGTCCGGACCCGTACCGAGGTGGCCCTGCGCGAGCGGGTCGCGCACCGGTTGCTGCCGTTGGTCGAGGCCGTGGGCCGGGCCGCCCGCAAACCCTGA
- a CDS encoding APC family permease, with amino-acid sequence MAEDSADRGGPQAAAPEPGLKANAIGFLDALVIGLNSTSPAYSLAAVLGPIVALVGIYAPGVMLASFVPMLLIAAAFYYLNKVDQDCGTTFSWVTRAMGPWAGWLGGWAIAMTGVLVIGSLADVAVNFGLLAAGLDDWAANDVIRQSLTVAVILAMTAVCVIGTELSAHLQDILILAQVFFLLTFAVVALYRIYAGTSTLDAIEPSIGWLNPFGAGGAALTGGLLLGVFIYWGWESAVNLTEEVQDSATAPGKAGIWSTVVLLVTYLSVGFAVVGYAGTAFLAENAAEEEAVFAVLAHEVMGGWDWVVLLAVCTSALASTQTTIIPASRTALSMARRHALPPGLAHIHPRFRTPDVSTWCVAGIAIGWYLVVNQISENALLDSLTALSLLIAFYYALTGLACAVYYRRHLLENAHNFLLIGLGPVLGALLLSWLLVESVGDMSNPENSASGASWFGLGPPLVIGIAIAVVGVLVMCYWRLRDGRFWQERRGVADPDLVHGHKS; translated from the coding sequence ATGGCCGAAGACAGCGCGGACCGCGGCGGCCCGCAGGCCGCCGCCCCGGAGCCGGGCCTGAAGGCCAACGCGATCGGGTTCCTCGACGCGCTGGTCATCGGCCTCAACTCCACCTCGCCCGCCTACTCCCTGGCCGCCGTGCTCGGGCCGATCGTGGCGCTCGTGGGGATCTACGCGCCGGGCGTGATGCTGGCCTCGTTCGTCCCGATGCTGCTGATCGCCGCCGCCTTCTACTACCTCAACAAGGTCGACCAGGACTGCGGGACCACCTTCTCCTGGGTCACCCGGGCCATGGGCCCCTGGGCGGGGTGGCTCGGCGGCTGGGCCATCGCCATGACCGGCGTGCTCGTCATCGGCTCCCTGGCGGACGTGGCGGTCAACTTCGGCCTGCTCGCCGCCGGACTGGACGACTGGGCGGCCAACGACGTGATCCGCCAGAGCCTGACCGTCGCCGTGATCCTGGCCATGACCGCCGTCTGCGTCATCGGCACGGAGCTGTCGGCCCACCTCCAGGACATCCTCATCCTCGCCCAGGTCTTCTTCCTCCTGACCTTCGCGGTGGTCGCCCTCTACCGGATCTACGCCGGCACCAGCACCCTCGACGCGATCGAGCCGTCGATCGGCTGGCTCAACCCCTTCGGCGCCGGCGGCGCCGCGCTGACCGGCGGACTGCTGCTCGGCGTGTTCATCTACTGGGGCTGGGAGTCCGCGGTCAACCTCACCGAAGAGGTCCAGGACTCCGCCACCGCGCCCGGCAAGGCCGGCATCTGGTCGACGGTGGTCCTGCTGGTGACCTACCTGTCCGTGGGCTTCGCCGTCGTCGGCTACGCGGGCACCGCCTTCCTCGCCGAGAACGCCGCCGAGGAGGAGGCCGTCTTCGCCGTTCTGGCCCACGAGGTCATGGGCGGCTGGGACTGGGTGGTCCTCCTCGCGGTCTGCACCTCGGCCCTCGCCTCCACCCAGACCACGATCATCCCCGCCTCCCGCACCGCCCTGTCCATGGCCCGCCGCCACGCCCTGCCGCCCGGTCTCGCCCACATCCACCCGCGGTTCCGGACCCCGGACGTGAGCACGTGGTGCGTGGCGGGCATCGCGATCGGCTGGTACCTCGTCGTCAACCAGATCAGCGAGAACGCGCTCCTCGACTCACTGACCGCGCTCTCCCTGCTCATCGCCTTCTACTACGCGCTCACCGGCCTGGCCTGCGCCGTCTACTACCGGCGCCACCTGCTGGAGAACGCGCACAACTTCCTGCTCATCGGCCTCGGCCCGGTGCTCGGCGCGCTGCTGCTGAGCTGGCTGCTGGTGGAGTCGGTCGGCGACATGTCGAACCCGGAGAACTCGGCGAGCGGCGCCTCCTGGTTCGGACTCGGCCCGCCCCTGGTCATCGGCATCGCCATCGCCGTCGTCGGCGTGCTCGTCATGTGCTACTGGCGGCTGCGCGACGGCCGGTTCTGGCAGGAGCGCCGCGGCGTGGCCGATCCTGACCTCGTCCACGGCCACAAGAGCTGA